The following proteins come from a genomic window of Iamia sp. SCSIO 61187:
- a CDS encoding alpha/beta hydrolase produces the protein MPVVPEIQALLDQLAAAPLDISEVDPPTMRALYAALRAADGEPVAVGPVADVAIPGPGGDIPARVYRPTADGIAPVLVWYHGGGWTIGDVETSDPTARKLCLRAGVVVVSVDYRLAPEHPYPAAPDDAWAALTWVAEHIGEHGGDPARLAVGGDSAGGNLAALVAIRARDAGGPAIRHQLLVYPATDLTMAHPSITENGEGYFLTKATMDWFVDHYLGADRSHGDPASPAVSPLVVEDLAGLPSAQVLTAEFDPLRDEGDAYAARLADAGVPVDHVSGPGLVHGFFAMGDVSPDADAAAVAAAERLRAALA, from the coding sequence GTGCCCGTCGTGCCCGAGATCCAGGCCCTGCTCGACCAGCTGGCGGCGGCGCCGCTCGACATCAGCGAGGTCGACCCGCCGACGATGCGGGCGCTGTACGCCGCCCTGCGCGCCGCCGACGGCGAGCCCGTCGCGGTGGGGCCGGTCGCCGACGTCGCCATCCCCGGGCCCGGCGGCGACATCCCGGCTCGGGTGTACCGGCCCACGGCCGACGGCATCGCCCCGGTCCTCGTCTGGTACCACGGCGGCGGGTGGACGATCGGGGACGTCGAGACCTCGGACCCCACCGCTCGCAAGCTGTGCCTGCGCGCTGGCGTGGTGGTGGTGTCGGTCGACTACCGGCTGGCGCCGGAGCACCCGTACCCCGCCGCCCCCGACGACGCCTGGGCCGCGCTGACCTGGGTGGCCGAGCACATCGGGGAGCACGGCGGCGACCCGGCGCGCCTCGCCGTCGGCGGCGACTCGGCCGGCGGGAACCTGGCCGCCCTGGTGGCCATCCGGGCCCGCGACGCCGGCGGGCCGGCGATCCGTCACCAGCTGCTCGTGTACCCGGCGACCGACCTGACGATGGCGCACCCGTCGATCACCGAGAACGGCGAGGGGTACTTCCTGACGAAGGCGACCATGGACTGGTTCGTGGACCACTACCTGGGCGCCGACCGGTCCCACGGCGACCCGGCCTCACCCGCCGTCTCGCCGCTCGTCGTCGAGGACCTGGCCGGGCTGCCGTCGGCGCAGGTGCTGACGGCCGAGTTCGACCCGCTGCGCGACGAGGGTGACGCCTACGCCGCCCGGCTGGCCGACGCCGGGGTGCCGGTCGACCACGTCTCGGGTCCCGGTCTGGTCCACGGCTTCTTCGCCATGGGTGACGTCTCACCCGACGCCGATGCGGCTGCCGTCGCCGCCGCCGAGCGCCTGCGGGCGGCCCTGGCGTAG
- a CDS encoding amidohydrolase, with the protein MLDAVPALLPDLRGLYEDLHAHPELSFQEHRTAGILADRLQALGYEVTADVGRTGVVATMENGPGPTVLLRADIDALPVEEDTGLAYASTVRARDASGRDVPVAHACGHDMHAAWLVGAATVLAHHRDGWAGSLLLVVQPAEELGAGARAMLDDGLYERFGRPDVVLGQHAAPAPAGWVLHRAGPMMAASDAVEVVLHGRGGHGSAPQNTVDPAVLAASTVLRLQTIVSREVDPAETAVVTVGRLQVGTKENIIADRAELGLSIRTFQPHVRAQVLAAITRIVEGECQTAGCARKPEITEGYALPVVDNDAAATERIAAAFAAHFGPERSMPGPVATGSEDFGFFGEQAEVPSVFWFVGVTDPELVRRAFEEGRFAEDVPYNHSPRFAPVQDPSIATGVEALVTAALCWLAPG; encoded by the coding sequence ATGCTCGACGCCGTGCCCGCCCTGCTCCCCGACCTGCGCGGCCTCTACGAGGACCTCCACGCCCACCCCGAGCTGTCCTTCCAGGAGCACCGGACCGCCGGCATCCTCGCGGACCGCCTCCAGGCGCTCGGGTACGAGGTCACCGCCGACGTGGGTCGCACCGGGGTGGTGGCCACCATGGAGAACGGGCCTGGGCCGACCGTCCTGCTCCGCGCCGACATCGATGCCCTGCCCGTCGAGGAGGACACCGGGCTCGCCTACGCCAGCACCGTGCGAGCCCGCGACGCCAGCGGCCGCGACGTCCCCGTGGCCCACGCCTGCGGCCACGACATGCACGCCGCCTGGCTCGTCGGCGCCGCCACCGTCCTGGCCCACCACCGCGACGGCTGGGCCGGGTCGCTGCTGCTGGTCGTGCAACCGGCCGAGGAGCTCGGTGCCGGGGCCCGGGCCATGCTCGACGACGGGCTCTACGAGCGCTTCGGGCGCCCCGACGTGGTCCTGGGCCAGCACGCCGCCCCCGCCCCGGCCGGCTGGGTGCTGCACCGGGCCGGGCCGATGATGGCCGCCAGCGACGCCGTCGAGGTCGTCCTCCACGGGCGCGGGGGGCACGGCTCGGCCCCCCAGAACACCGTGGACCCGGCGGTGCTGGCCGCCTCGACCGTCCTGCGCCTCCAGACCATCGTGTCCCGCGAGGTCGACCCGGCCGAGACGGCGGTGGTGACGGTGGGCCGGCTCCAGGTCGGCACCAAGGAGAACATCATCGCCGACCGGGCCGAGCTGGGGCTCAGCATCCGGACCTTCCAGCCCCACGTCCGGGCCCAGGTGCTCGCAGCGATCACCCGCATCGTCGAGGGCGAGTGCCAGACGGCCGGCTGCGCCCGCAAGCCGGAGATCACCGAGGGCTACGCCCTGCCGGTGGTCGACAACGACGCCGCCGCGACCGAGCGGATCGCCGCCGCCTTCGCCGCCCACTTCGGCCCCGAGCGGTCGATGCCGGGGCCGGTCGCCACCGGGAGCGAGGACTTCGGGTTCTTCGGCGAGCAGGCCGAGGTGCCGTCGGTGTTCTGGTTCGTCGGGGTCACCGACCCCGAGCTGGTGCGCCGGGCGTTCGAGGAGGGCCGCTTCGCCGAGGACGTCCCCTACAACCACTCGCCCCGGTTCGCCCCCGTCCAGGACCCGTCGATCGCCACCGGGGTCGAGGCCCTCGTGACCGCCGCCCTCTGCTGGCTGGCCCCGGGCTGA
- a CDS encoding FGGY-family carbohydrate kinase — MPDHILAIDLGTGGPKVALVDRRGKVVAHEVEMTELLLQPPDGAEQDPDDWWRAITAAVHRLVAAAPDEAADLAGVSVTSQWCGTVPVDGDGNAIGNAIIWMDSRGAAAIGRVVSGRVNVMGYDPRRLARWVQLTGAAPSLSGKDSIAHILWLKEERPEVYAAADRLLEPGDYLNLRLTGKAVSSQDCAVMLWLTDNRDRHTTAYHPQLLEWTGVDEAKLPTLVPSASVVGELLPAVAEEWGIAAGVPVTTSMGDVHAACVGCGAVRDHEPHLYLGTSSWLSFHLPGKRTDVRNNMAAFPAALPGKYFLANEHEAAGACLLHACDRLRLVATLDELNEVAAEAPSGSNGLIYLPWLNGERTPVDDHTIRGGWTNLSLSHDRADMLRSILEGVAYNSRWLMEAVESFTKAPLGPIVVIGGGARSDLWCQIHADVLQRPIRRVEDFQHAGTRGAALVSWVALGEMTVDELDGLVAVEREFTPDRSTTATYEPLYDAFVAMYKATKGIHAKLNH, encoded by the coding sequence ATGCCCGACCACATCCTCGCCATCGACCTCGGGACCGGCGGCCCCAAGGTCGCCCTCGTGGACCGTCGGGGGAAGGTCGTCGCCCACGAGGTCGAGATGACCGAGCTCCTCCTCCAACCGCCCGACGGCGCCGAGCAGGACCCCGATGACTGGTGGCGGGCGATCACCGCGGCGGTGCACCGCCTGGTGGCGGCGGCGCCCGACGAGGCCGCCGACCTGGCCGGGGTCTCGGTCACGTCGCAGTGGTGCGGGACGGTGCCGGTCGACGGCGACGGGAACGCCATCGGCAACGCCATCATCTGGATGGACAGCCGCGGCGCCGCCGCCATCGGCAGGGTCGTGAGCGGCCGGGTCAACGTCATGGGCTACGACCCCCGCCGGCTGGCCCGCTGGGTCCAGCTCACCGGCGCCGCCCCCAGCCTCAGCGGCAAGGACTCGATCGCCCACATCCTGTGGCTGAAGGAGGAGCGCCCCGAGGTCTACGCCGCCGCCGACCGGCTGCTGGAGCCCGGTGACTACCTCAACCTCCGCCTCACCGGGAAGGCGGTCTCCTCCCAGGACTGCGCGGTGATGCTCTGGCTCACCGACAACCGCGACCGCCACACCACCGCCTACCACCCGCAGCTGCTCGAGTGGACCGGGGTCGACGAGGCCAAGCTCCCCACGCTGGTGCCGTCGGCGTCGGTGGTGGGCGAGCTCCTCCCTGCCGTGGCCGAGGAGTGGGGGATCGCCGCGGGCGTGCCGGTGACCACGTCGATGGGCGACGTCCACGCCGCCTGCGTCGGCTGCGGGGCGGTGCGGGACCACGAGCCCCACCTGTACCTGGGGACGTCGTCGTGGCTGAGCTTCCACCTACCCGGCAAGCGCACCGACGTCCGCAACAACATGGCCGCCTTCCCCGCCGCCCTGCCGGGCAAGTACTTCCTGGCCAACGAGCACGAGGCCGCCGGGGCCTGCCTCCTCCACGCCTGCGACCGGCTGCGGCTGGTCGCGACGCTCGACGAGCTCAACGAGGTGGCGGCGGAGGCCCCCTCGGGGAGCAACGGGCTGATCTACCTGCCGTGGCTGAACGGCGAGCGCACCCCGGTCGACGACCACACGATCCGGGGCGGCTGGACCAACCTGTCGCTCTCGCACGACCGGGCCGACATGCTGCGGTCGATCCTCGAGGGCGTCGCCTACAACTCCCGGTGGCTGATGGAGGCGGTGGAGTCGTTCACCAAGGCGCCGCTCGGCCCCATCGTCGTCATCGGGGGCGGGGCCCGGTCGGACCTGTGGTGCCAGATCCACGCCGACGTGCTGCAGCGCCCGATCCGCCGGGTCGAGGACTTCCAGCACGCCGGCACGCGGGGGGCGGCCCTCGTGTCCTGGGTCGCCCTCGGCGAGATGACCGTCGACGAGCTCGACGGCCTCGTCGCCGTCGAGCGGGAGTTCACGCCCGACCGGTCGACCACCGCCACCTACGAGCCCCTCTACGACGCCTTCGTCGCCATGTACAAGGCGACCAAGGGCATCCACGCGAAGCTGAACCACTGA
- a CDS encoding TetR/AcrR family transcriptional regulator, with protein MAARLPAAARRRQLLDVALGEFAERGYSGVSMDQVAEAAGVTKPVLYQHFTSKRALYLELVADVSDRLEAAVVKATADAASPREQVEAGFRVYFRFVTEHRDAFRLLFTADSRRDDDLTEVVLRVEETFAQSIATLIEVDGLGDEDRLLLARGIVGIAEVTSRHSLAGTASEPDPDALAHRVANLAWAGLRGIRGT; from the coding sequence ATGGCCGCTCGCCTCCCCGCCGCCGCCCGTCGGCGCCAGCTCCTCGACGTGGCCCTGGGCGAGTTCGCCGAGCGGGGCTACTCGGGCGTGAGCATGGACCAGGTGGCCGAGGCCGCCGGGGTCACCAAGCCCGTGCTCTACCAGCACTTCACCTCCAAGCGGGCCCTCTACCTCGAGCTGGTGGCCGACGTGTCGGACCGGCTGGAGGCCGCCGTCGTCAAGGCCACCGCCGACGCCGCCTCACCCCGCGAGCAGGTCGAGGCCGGGTTCCGCGTCTACTTCCGCTTCGTCACCGAGCACCGGGACGCCTTCCGGCTCCTGTTCACCGCCGACAGCCGGCGCGACGACGACCTCACCGAGGTCGTCCTCCGCGTGGAGGAGACCTTCGCCCAGTCGATCGCCACCCTGATCGAGGTCGACGGCCTGGGCGACGAGGACCGCCTGCTCCTGGCCCGCGGCATCGTCGGCATCGCCGAGGTGACGAGCCGCCACTCGCTCGCCGGCACCGCATCGGAACCGGACCCCGACGCCCTGGCCCACCGGGTGGCCAACCTGGCCTGGGCCGGCCTGCGCGGCATCCGGGGCACCTGA
- a CDS encoding aminoglycoside phosphotransferase family protein, with translation MIEIPELVRNKALAAGADAWLEGLPALVAVLEQEWGIDVGPPYPDGTEAYVAPAVLDGGTEAVLKLCIPRSLDAARREIVTLRLADGAGCAALLRHDLDRGALLLERLGPSMADLDLPLEERTSALLDAARRMWRPAPDVDLPTGAEKARDLAAYVTRTWEELGRPCHEATVEHALACAASREAGFVPERAVLVHGDVHQWNALRAGDGWKLVDPDGLRAEPELDLGILLREDPDTPAALRARCRWLADRTGLDPTAIWEWGVVERVSTGLVCTEIGLQPVGRDMLRAADQVARER, from the coding sequence GTGATCGAGATCCCCGAGCTGGTCCGGAACAAGGCCCTCGCCGCCGGTGCCGACGCCTGGCTGGAGGGGCTGCCCGCCCTCGTGGCCGTCCTCGAGCAGGAGTGGGGGATCGATGTCGGACCGCCCTACCCGGACGGGACGGAGGCGTACGTCGCCCCCGCCGTGCTCGACGGGGGGACCGAGGCGGTCCTCAAGCTCTGCATCCCGAGGTCCCTCGACGCCGCCCGGCGCGAGATCGTGACGCTCCGGCTGGCCGACGGCGCGGGGTGCGCCGCCCTCCTCCGCCACGACCTCGATCGCGGCGCCCTGCTCCTCGAGCGGCTCGGGCCGTCGATGGCGGACCTGGACCTGCCGCTGGAGGAGCGGACGAGCGCCTTGCTGGACGCCGCCCGCCGGATGTGGCGCCCGGCCCCCGACGTCGACCTGCCGACCGGTGCCGAGAAGGCCCGCGACCTGGCGGCCTACGTGACGCGCACCTGGGAGGAGCTGGGGCGGCCCTGCCACGAGGCGACGGTCGAGCACGCCCTGGCCTGCGCTGCCTCCCGGGAGGCCGGCTTCGTCCCCGAGCGGGCCGTGCTCGTCCACGGCGACGTCCACCAGTGGAACGCCCTGCGCGCCGGCGACGGGTGGAAGCTGGTCGATCCCGACGGGCTGCGGGCCGAGCCCGAGCTCGACCTGGGGATCTTGCTGCGCGAGGACCCCGACACCCCCGCCGCCCTCCGGGCGCGGTGCCGGTGGCTGGCCGACCGCACCGGCCTCGACCCCACCGCCATCTGGGAGTGGGGCGTGGTCGAGCGGGTGTCGACCGGTCTGGTGTGCACCGAGATCGGGCTCCAGCCCGTCGGGCGCGACATGCTCCGCGCCGCCGACCAGGTCGCCCGGGAGCGCTGA
- a CDS encoding glucosyl-3-phosphoglycerate synthase: MRTSHHTDHEREDLVARKRADGVTASLVLPARDEEATIARVLEAYLPLRDEGLLDEVLVVDSLSGDATAAVAREAGATVVAVGDVHPAIPARRGKGEALWRGVLASTGDIVVFADADVLDAGPHYVVGLLGPFLDDPAVQLVKGFYERPIVGADGAVEEHGGRVTELVARPLLSLFRPELARLVQPLAGEYAGRRSLLEAVAFPVGYGVEIALLLDAFGRHGGAGLAQVDLGRRTHRRQSQQQLGVMAAEVMAAALRRLGLDPTDDVMHQFAPEGHGAIATALAVDERPPIASL, encoded by the coding sequence GTGCGGACGTCCCACCACACCGACCACGAACGCGAGGACCTGGTCGCCCGGAAGCGGGCCGATGGTGTGACCGCCTCCCTCGTCCTCCCCGCCCGGGACGAGGAGGCCACCATCGCCCGGGTGCTGGAGGCGTACCTCCCGCTGCGCGACGAGGGGCTGCTCGACGAGGTGCTGGTGGTCGACTCGCTCTCCGGTGACGCCACCGCCGCCGTGGCCCGGGAGGCCGGCGCCACCGTCGTGGCCGTGGGGGACGTGCACCCCGCCATCCCCGCCCGGCGGGGCAAGGGCGAGGCCCTGTGGCGGGGCGTGCTCGCCAGCACCGGCGACATCGTCGTGTTCGCCGACGCCGACGTCCTCGACGCCGGCCCCCACTACGTGGTCGGGCTCCTCGGTCCGTTCCTGGACGACCCGGCGGTGCAGCTGGTCAAGGGCTTCTACGAGCGACCCATCGTCGGCGCCGACGGGGCCGTCGAGGAGCACGGCGGACGGGTCACCGAGCTGGTGGCCCGCCCCCTGCTCAGCCTGTTCCGCCCGGAGCTGGCCCGGCTCGTCCAACCTCTCGCCGGCGAGTACGCGGGGCGTCGCTCCCTGCTCGAGGCGGTGGCCTTCCCGGTCGGCTACGGCGTCGAGATCGCCCTGCTGCTCGACGCCTTCGGCCGCCACGGCGGGGCCGGGCTGGCCCAGGTCGACCTGGGCCGGCGCACCCACCGGCGCCAGTCGCAGCAGCAGCTCGGGGTGATGGCCGCCGAGGTGATGGCGGCGGCGCTGCGCCGGCTCGGGCTCGACCCGACCGACGACGTCATGCACCAGTTCGCCCCCGAGGGCCACGGCGCCATCGCCACCGCCCTCGCGGTGGACGAGCGCCCGCCGATCGCCTCCCTCTGA
- a CDS encoding RNA polymerase sigma factor: protein MDLKTPVDDAELVRAAQAGDGQAFGVLFDRWSVRVLDVAFRIVRDREVAAEVAQDAFLAAWTGLDRLEQVESFGGWVLRIGRNRALNRLERERRSVPVGDEETMEMVDRRAIPDDEAATAASRSEDVDLVWAAAAALGPRDASVLDLHLRHGLSPGEIAEELGVAANTAHQALFRLRARLGDAVRACVLWRAGHPACPELGRTLVAAGVEAFGADAVRVTTAHVADCEACARRQEGRLAPDALFAAAPLLVVAPAVITAIRDGLAEAGVPVGEPPAALVGEDADAGDASGDPADAGPGGPVARSARRPAAVAAAAAVLVLVVVAAIVLLGDDGATDPEEVATDATTSTTVPTTTEQASTTTTPTSTTTTPTSTTTAPTTSVPPGSLPAPTPPAPPTTGPSANIEVEPDLGLGPNPDPAPTTTAPAPAPTTTAPPPPPPPAPTIVSFSATRAPAPGSLCTTASARIALSWRTAGTDSVTISGPGAPGGPQPTIGTATGCSPGPGAYTLTASGPGGTTTGTTSVP, encoded by the coding sequence ATGGACCTGAAGACCCCCGTGGACGACGCCGAGCTGGTGCGCGCCGCCCAGGCCGGCGACGGGCAGGCCTTCGGCGTGCTCTTCGACCGCTGGTCGGTGCGCGTGCTCGACGTCGCCTTCCGCATCGTCCGCGACCGGGAGGTGGCGGCCGAGGTGGCCCAGGACGCCTTCCTCGCCGCCTGGACGGGGCTCGACCGGCTCGAGCAGGTCGAGTCGTTCGGGGGCTGGGTGCTGCGCATCGGTCGCAACCGGGCGCTCAACCGGCTCGAGCGGGAGCGGCGGTCCGTCCCCGTCGGCGACGAGGAGACGATGGAGATGGTGGATCGACGAGCGATCCCGGACGACGAGGCCGCGACCGCGGCGTCGCGGTCCGAGGACGTCGACCTGGTGTGGGCGGCGGCAGCCGCCCTGGGGCCGCGGGATGCCAGCGTGCTGGACCTGCACCTGCGCCACGGTCTGTCGCCGGGCGAGATCGCCGAGGAGCTCGGTGTGGCGGCCAACACCGCCCACCAGGCGCTGTTCCGCCTGCGGGCCCGGCTCGGCGACGCCGTCCGGGCGTGCGTGCTCTGGCGGGCCGGCCACCCGGCGTGCCCCGAGCTGGGCCGCACCCTCGTGGCCGCCGGCGTGGAGGCCTTCGGGGCCGACGCCGTGCGCGTCACCACGGCCCACGTGGCCGACTGCGAGGCGTGCGCCCGCCGCCAGGAGGGCCGGCTGGCGCCCGACGCTCTGTTCGCCGCCGCCCCCCTGCTCGTCGTCGCCCCCGCCGTCATCACCGCCATCCGCGACGGGCTGGCCGAGGCCGGGGTGCCGGTGGGAGAGCCACCGGCCGCCCTCGTGGGCGAGGACGCCGACGCGGGCGACGCATCCGGCGATCCGGCGGACGCCGGGCCGGGTGGTCCGGTCGCCCGGTCGGCCCGCCGGCCGGCCGCCGTGGCCGCGGCCGCCGCCGTGCTCGTCCTGGTGGTGGTCGCCGCCATCGTGCTGCTCGGCGACGACGGGGCGACCGACCCCGAGGAGGTGGCGACCGACGCGACCACCTCGACCACCGTCCCGACCACCACCGAGCAGGCCTCGACCACGACGACCCCGACCTCGACCACGACGACCCCGACCTCGACCACGACGGCGCCGACGACGAGTGTCCCGCCCGGGTCGCTCCCGGCCCCGACCCCACCGGCGCCGCCGACCACCGGCCCCTCGGCGAACATCGAGGTCGAGCCCGACCTCGGCCTCGGCCCCAACCCCGATCCGGCTCCCACCACCACGGCCCCCGCCCCGGCGCCGACCACCACCGCACCACCACCCCCACCCCCACCGGCGCCGACGATCGTCTCGTTCTCGGCCACCCGCGCCCCCGCCCCGGGGTCGCTCTGCACCACCGCCTCGGCCCGCATCGCCCTGAGCTGGCGCACGGCGGGAACCGACTCGGTGACCATCTCGGGCCCCGGCGCCCCGGGCGGCCCCCAGCCGACGATCGGCACCGCCACCGGCTGCTCCCCCGGCCCGGGCGCCTACACCCTCACCGCCTCCGGCCCCGGCGGCACCACGACCGGCACCACCTCGGTCCCGTGA
- a CDS encoding phosphotransferase codes for MVAGPLVVPAPAPPDIDVLAATFGLDATGAEVVRAATRHVVVFPASRVRTFAVPGGTTGPRQEAAVAALLADAGVPAARRLAGPAPIDGWLVTAWREVPDVDRDAVADPATLAALAARLHGTTGVLDPRGLVECDPLGAGLAQLEVAIPAGRTTDDELGILRRAATRLEPVWAAAVERARALAAAAGRGDEVDEADLAVDGGAVLHGDLHAGNVVIGRDGPVLVDLELAGWGPRSYDAAPTVAFVRWYGRPDDDLDAFDGAYGAPLTARAREHRLDEVWALWSTCWCVANRHRSAAMEDEARLRLVTVDTGEAPRPWALR; via the coding sequence TTGGTCGCCGGACCGCTGGTCGTCCCGGCGCCCGCCCCACCCGACATCGACGTCCTCGCCGCCACCTTCGGGCTCGACGCCACCGGGGCCGAGGTGGTGCGGGCCGCGACCCGCCACGTGGTCGTGTTCCCGGCCTCGCGGGTGCGGACCTTCGCCGTCCCCGGTGGCACCACCGGGCCGCGGCAGGAGGCCGCCGTCGCCGCCCTCCTCGCCGACGCCGGCGTCCCGGCCGCCCGGCGGCTCGCCGGACCGGCGCCGATCGACGGCTGGCTGGTGACGGCGTGGCGGGAGGTGCCCGACGTCGACCGGGACGCCGTCGCCGACCCGGCGACCCTCGCCGCCCTGGCCGCCCGGCTCCACGGCACCACCGGCGTCCTCGACCCCCGGGGCCTGGTCGAGTGCGACCCGCTCGGCGCCGGGCTGGCCCAGCTCGAGGTGGCCATCCCGGCCGGCCGGACCACCGACGACGAGCTGGGCATCCTCCGCCGGGCCGCCACCCGGCTGGAGCCGGTCTGGGCGGCCGCGGTCGAGAGGGCCCGCGCCCTCGCCGCCGCCGCCGGGCGCGGGGACGAGGTCGACGAGGCCGACCTGGCCGTCGACGGCGGCGCCGTGCTGCACGGCGACCTGCACGCCGGCAACGTCGTGATCGGCCGGGACGGTCCCGTGCTCGTCGACCTGGAGCTGGCCGGGTGGGGTCCCCGCTCCTACGACGCCGCCCCGACCGTCGCCTTCGTCCGCTGGTACGGCCGACCCGACGACGATCTCGACGCCTTCGACGGCGCCTACGGCGCCCCGCTCACCGCCCGGGCCCGCGAGCACCGCCTCGACGAGGTGTGGGCCCTGTGGTCCACGTGCTGGTGCGTCGCCAACCGCCACCGCTCGGCGGCGATGGAGGACGAGGCCCGGCTCCGCCTGGTCACCGTCGACACCGGCGAGGCGCCCCGCCCCTGGGCCCTGCGCTGA
- a CDS encoding DUF885 family protein: MTDLSEPTPIRALADEYWEAVLRANPTYATFLGDRRFDTEIEDVSVAAEAEQRARWSELLERVAEVDVDDAPLAERVTHNLLFQELSEAVEHIDHRIAELRYDQMDGLAADLLTSAPQINAPEPQNALDLVERQRKVGTLVDGAIERFRAGLAAGRTPPRVVVERALHQVDGYLASPLDRDPFTAYEGPTDWDGEAAWRDALRGAAEEVVRPAFARYGAVLREELLPVARGDDEPGLCALDDGDALYRVLIRSNTGLDLEPAAIHQIGLDELAAIDEQLAELGQQMFGVRALPEIFERLRTDPALRYDPARPEEPLDDARRCVAAAAEVMGDWFGRLPVSPCEVKAVPAMLAADAPGAYYFPPAADGSRPGTYFVNTHDPAERNRFDTASVAFHESIPGHHLQLAIAGELDDLPAFQRFGTGHTAFVEGWALYSERLADEMDLYATDLDRVGMLVNDAWRACRLVVDTGMHALGWSRQQAIDHMVEHMPVGVDEITTEVDRYLAIPGQALAYKIGQREILRLREGATRTLGDRFDLPGFHDVVLGSSTISLPVLGALVADWVETRGAA, encoded by the coding sequence ATGACCGACCTCAGCGAGCCGACGCCGATCCGCGCCCTGGCCGACGAGTACTGGGAGGCCGTCCTGCGCGCCAACCCGACCTACGCGACCTTCCTCGGCGACCGGCGCTTCGACACCGAGATCGAGGACGTGAGCGTCGCCGCCGAGGCCGAGCAGCGCGCCCGGTGGAGCGAGCTGCTGGAGCGGGTGGCCGAGGTCGACGTCGACGACGCCCCGCTGGCCGAGAGGGTCACCCACAACCTCCTGTTCCAGGAGCTGTCGGAGGCGGTGGAGCACATCGACCACCGCATCGCCGAGCTGCGGTACGACCAGATGGACGGCCTGGCCGCCGACCTCCTCACCTCCGCGCCGCAGATCAACGCGCCCGAGCCCCAGAACGCCCTCGACCTGGTCGAGCGCCAGCGGAAGGTGGGCACCCTCGTCGACGGGGCCATCGAGCGCTTCCGGGCCGGGCTGGCCGCCGGGCGCACCCCGCCCCGCGTCGTCGTCGAGCGGGCACTGCACCAGGTCGACGGCTACCTGGCCTCGCCGCTCGACCGCGACCCGTTCACGGCCTACGAGGGCCCGACCGACTGGGACGGAGAGGCGGCGTGGCGCGATGCGCTCCGCGGTGCGGCCGAGGAGGTCGTCCGCCCCGCCTTCGCCCGCTACGGCGCCGTGCTGCGCGAGGAGCTGCTGCCCGTCGCCCGCGGCGACGACGAGCCCGGCCTGTGCGCCCTCGACGACGGTGACGCCCTGTACCGGGTCCTGATCCGCTCCAACACCGGCCTCGACCTCGAGCCCGCCGCCATCCACCAGATCGGGCTCGACGAGCTGGCCGCCATCGACGAGCAGCTGGCCGAGCTGGGCCAGCAGATGTTCGGCGTCCGCGCCCTGCCGGAGATCTTCGAGCGCCTGCGCACCGACCCGGCGCTGCGCTACGACCCGGCCCGCCCCGAGGAGCCGCTCGACGACGCCCGCCGCTGCGTCGCCGCCGCCGCCGAGGTCATGGGCGACTGGTTCGGACGCCTGCCCGTCAGCCCGTGCGAGGTCAAGGCGGTCCCCGCGATGCTCGCCGCCGACGCTCCCGGCGCCTACTACTTCCCGCCCGCGGCCGACGGCAGCCGGCCCGGCACCTACTTCGTCAACACCCACGACCCGGCCGAGCGCAACCGCTTCGACACCGCGTCGGTGGCGTTCCACGAGTCGATCCCCGGGCACCACCTCCAGCTGGCCATCGCCGGCGAGCTCGACGACCTCCCCGCGTTTCAGCGCTTCGGCACCGGCCACACCGCGTTCGTCGAGGGCTGGGCCCTCTACTCCGAGCGGCTGGCCGACGAGATGGACCTCTACGCCACCGACCTCGACCGGGTCGGGATGCTGGTCAACGACGCCTGGCGCGCCTGCCGCCTGGTGGTCGACACGGGGATGCACGCCCTGGGGTGGAGCCGCCAGCAGGCCATCGACCACATGGTCGAGCACATGCCGGTCGGCGTCGACGAGATCACCACCGAGGTCGACCGCTACCTCGCCATCCCCGGTCAGGCCCTCGCCTACAAGATCGGCCAGCGGGAGATCCTCCGGCTGCGGGAGGGGGCGACCCGCACGCTGGGCGACCGCTTCGACCTCCCGGGATTCCACGACGTCGTCCTGGGGTCGTCGACCATCAGCCTCCCCGTCCTCGGCGCCCTCGTCGCCGACTGGGTCGAGACCCGCGGGGCGGCCTAG